In one Brassica oleracea var. oleracea cultivar TO1000 chromosome C9, BOL, whole genome shotgun sequence genomic region, the following are encoded:
- the LOC106313161 gene encoding uncharacterized protein LOC106313161 produces METLILAEEHSNNQYCYEKKPPSKTFRQINCRTFHSGVGLLPRPPPKRTTSSSTTKGVHSPRSPKSVLPSFDCVRASPIPIGGERRSLSYSELWAGPTYSNSPPPTSVPIPKFSLRRKRTVSLTFPDVDLPEVAKSAPVSPTSSGDNNNPFHSTVSATMTLRRMLNIEFADE; encoded by the coding sequence ATGGAAACTCTCATCTTAGCTGAAGAACATAGCAACAACCAGTACTGTTATGAGAAGAAACCTCCTTCCAAAACTTTCAGGCAAATCAACTGCAGAACGTTTCACTCCGGAGTTGGTTTGCTTCCAAGGCCACCACCAAAGAGAACAACCTCTTCATCAACAACCAAAGGAGTTCACTCTCCTCGCTCTCCCAAGTCAGTTTTGCCGTCTTTTGACTGCGTTAGAGCCAGTCCCATTCCTATTGGTGGCGAAAGGAGAAGCCTTTCTTACTCTGAGCTGTGGGCAGGACCCACTTACTCCAACTCTCCCCCGCCCACTTCTGTTCCCATCCCCAAGTTCTCTCTCCGGCGAAAGAGGACGGTCTCTCTGACCTTCCCTGATGTTGATCTTCCTGAAGTTGCCAAGTCTGCTCCGGTCTCTCCAACCTCGTCTGGTGACAACAACAACCCTTTTCACAGTACTGTCTCTGCTACTATGACACTGCGTCGCATGCTCAATATTGAGTTTGCAGATGAGTGA
- the LOC106318699 gene encoding NF-kappa-B-activating protein-like → MSPPPSWFMENQGEVYEGRRRGSESDEELKGLSYQEYRRLKRIKMRNTGRFCIWNNTPSPPRDPNEDENADDDDDDNLTKAKGESDSGKSQSETDRSRKRRGMRSYDSDSESVGSESDSDKEDRRQRRRKIKSKRSRRSYDSDGESEESEEDRKKSTSIRKKRRYSDSDESSDASEISASSSGDEQHTKSKIKRRKKLSGDGSDEGRRSKKKKRSRSSRKRPGHTRKSSDISASGEERSKSKSRRRKKLSGDGSDTDLKAKLEEKVKDTELDEEELKKFKEMVNESKKKSLAPEDEEEEAEVGPMPLPKAEGHISYGGALRPGEGDAIAQYVQQGKRIPRRGEVGLNADEIQRFEDLGYVMSGSRHQRMNAIRIRKENQVYSAEDKRALAMFNYEEKAKREAKVMSDLSRLVQRHMGEELGPNHDPFGAGKADGADD, encoded by the coding sequence ATGTCGCCTCCTCCGAGCTGGTTCATGGAGAATCAAGGGGAAGTTTATGAAGGTCGGCGTAGAGGATCGGAATCGGACGAAGAGCTGAAGGGGCTGAGCTACCAGGAGTACCGGAGGCTCAAACGGATCAAGATGAGGAACACTGGTAGGTTCTGCATCTGGAACAACACGCCGAGTCCACCGAGAGATCCGAACGAGGATGAGAACGCCGATGATGATGATGATGATAACCTGACGAAAGCGAAAGGCGAATCTGATTCCGGTAAGTCGCAATCTGAAACTGACCGATCTAGGAAGCGTAGAGGGATGAGATCTTATGATAGCGATAGCGAATCTGTAGGGAGTGAGAGTGATTCTGATAAGGAAGATAGGAGACAACGTAGAAGGAAGATTAAGAGTAAGAGGTCTAGGAGATCTTATGATAGCGATGGTGAATCTGAAGAGAGTGAGGAAGATAGGAAGAAAAGCACAAGTATTAGGAAGAAGAGAAGATACAGTGATTCTGATGAGAGCAGCGATGCATCTGAGATTAGTGCTTCCTCGTCTGGTGATGAACAACACACCAAGTCAAAGATCAAGAGGCGGAAGAAGCTCTCAGGCGATGGTTCCGACGAGGGACGAAGAAGTAAGAAGAAGAAAAGAAGCAGAAGTAGTAGAAAGAGGCCAGGACATACGAGGAAGAGCAGCGACATTAGTGCTTCTGGGGAAGAACGTAGCAAGTCAAAGAGCAGGAGGCGTAAGAAGCTGTCAGGCGATGGTTCTGACACTGATCTGAAGGCGAAACTTGAAGAAAAGGTGAAGGATACTGAGCTTGACGAAGAGGAGTTGAAGAAGTTCAAAGAGATGGTTAATGAATCAAAGAAGAAATCTTTAGCTCCTGAAGATGAAGAAGAAGAAGCTGAGGTAGGTCCAATGCCGCTACCTAAAGCTGAAGGACACATCAGTTACGGTGGTGCGTTAAGACCCGGTGAAGGAGACGCTATAGCACAGTACGTTCAGCAAGGGAAGCGTATCCCACGAAGAGGAGAAGTGGGTCTTAACGCTGATGAGATTCAGAGGTTTGAGGATCTTGGGTATGTCATGAGTGGGAGTAGGCATCAAAGGATGAATGCTATTCGTATCAGGAAGGAGAACCAGGTTTACAGTGCTGAAGACAAACGTGCGTTGGCTATGTTTAACTATGAGGAGAAGGCCAAGCGTGAGGCTAAGGTGATGTCTGATCTTTCGAGGCTGGTGCAGCGCCATATGGGAGAGGAGTTGGGTCCGAATCATGACCCTTTTGGTGCTGGAAAGGCTGATGGAGCTGACGACTGA
- the LOC106318700 gene encoding DEAD-box ATP-dependent RNA helicase 35-like, producing the protein MQERKGKVMEDKEKLAPSLLVKATQQQLKRRRRRDVSDTEQIILQEKKMMEHLSCDKKTLMSVRELAKGWEPHPGSIMSSKQIDLTRKQFHIIVSGEDIPPPIKNFNDMNIPRGLGVTLKEKGIVKPTPIQVQGLPVILSGRDMIGIASTGSGKTLVFVLPMIMIALREEMVIRQTRSKDCYLLECLQNTLVSL; encoded by the exons ATGCAAGAGCGGAAGGGAAAGGTGATGGAGGACAAGGAGAAGCTCGCACCTAGCTTACTCGTTAAAGCAACTCAGCAGCAGCTCAAGAGGAGGAGGAGGAGAGACGTTAGTGACACGGAGCAAATTATATTACAAGAGAAGAAGATGATGGAGCATTTATCTTGTGATAAGAAGACGCTTATGTCTGTTCGTGAATTGGCCAAAG GTTGGGAACCACACCCTGGGAGCATCATGTCGAGCAAACAGATTGATTTGACTAGGAAGCAATTTCATATTATAGTTAGTGGCGAAGATATTCCTCCGCCCATCAAGAATTTCAACGATATGAACATTCCGAGAGGTCTTGGCGTTACGCTCAAGGAGAAAGGGATAGTGAAGCCAACTCCGATCCAAGTTCAGGGTCTTCCTGTGATTTTATCAGGAAGAGATATGATCGGGATTGCCTCCACTGGATCTGGAAAGACGTTGGTTTTCGTGCTTCCCATGATCATGATAGCTCTGCGGGAGGAGATGGTGATACGTCAAACAAGAAGCAAAGATTGTTACCTCCTCGAGTGCCTGCAGAATACTCTCGTCTCATTGTAA